AACATAGCTACAGTTCTATAGTTATGATGTCCTTAATTGGTCCATTGGCAATTGTTACTGTACAATTATcttttcatttaaatcattaaaGAAAATGCTTACCTTTTCCTCGAAATCAAAGTTGAACTATGACCAGGTATAAATAATTTCACATTCGATAAACTAAGTGTGCTTTATTTTTAAGACAAATAAATTTATTGCCAGCAAAGGCCGAAGATGGCTACCCACAAGGAGTAGGGATCCAAGCAAAAAGATTTGACACCACAACTAGCTTACCCATCAGCCAGAGAGTTGGCCAATCAGATCTTCCATGAAATGTAAAGTTTGCAAAAGCAAACAGATGAAGTACACCAAGGTCCACCTTTAAGGACGAACTAAGAGTGCATTCTGTACCACATCTTTGGAGAATGACACTAAGGTTCCATTTGTTTCAACGAAAAATATTTTCCAGGAATTTGAAACAGATGCAACTGAAGTTGTATGAGACTTAAAAACGAGAATATATTTTACTGATGTtatacaaaattttgaaaaacaattTCCATTACAATTTCAGGATCTTCTTTTCCCAAAAACATGGTGGTATGTTGGTGGTTGATACACTTGGCATCCATGGAGGTCAACACCCCCATCATATGGCTGGATTCTTTCCCTCACTCAATCAAGCTCAAATATGCTTCATTATGGTGTACAATTgtaaaagaaatttaaatagcAGAAAATAAGGAGAACATTTATGAACATAGTTGACTTTCCAGGGAAATATTTTCCGTTGGAACAATAAGAGCCCAAGGGGTTTTTGATTCTCCACTGTGACTTTGACTAAGGTCAACTTTGGCACAAATTTCATTCTTTGGagtggtcctttttttttttaactttaattTTGTTGTTATATTCACATTTTACTGCTAAGAATCACTTCCTCATTATTTTAGGGGATCATTTaccgtaatttttttttttatcacatccAGTAATTAATAGCAGTCATTTAGTATAAGAATACTTGTAAGAATCAATGGAGTGCTTCCCAGAAGAACCATTCCAGAAAATTTGACCAAAACTGCCAGCAATACTCCAGAACTGATCAAAGTAACTCATACAAGCTCCTACaggtttcaagtattgaagattccaaaaatatcaatatttagGTAATGTGATGGGGTCAATAAACTTTGTAGACCTGGTTCATGGAATTTACTTAACCTACAAGGTAAGATCACATGAATTTATACTGCTCCcaactcccttttttttttttggggggggggggttgagaagaaaaaattttagagTGTGTGAGACAAATTAATGGCTTAAAAGCTATAAAGTTGCTTCCCAGTTCCCACAACTAGTGGCAGAACAAATTATCAATGGAACTAATACTTTAACAGCCAAACCTTCATAGAACATTATTCATTATGGTGCAAGGAGCTTTGGAGTTTGGGGGTTGGGGATTCTGTCCAAATACCTCAATTTTGATTTAAAGGGAAAACTATTATATTAGAAATGGTGTTAAATGATGAAAAGCTTATTTGTCTATATAACCTAAATCACTTACTCTAATGCACGTGCAGTCCCCAGAGCAATCTTGACACGGGTATTCCATGTTAACGGCTTGCTGAATTCATCCGAGAGGTGCAGGAAATCATGCAGAGAACCATTCCCATGAAACTCATAGACTAACAAGTGCTGCCCGTGCTCAGAACAGTATCCCACAAGCTCGGTCACATTTGGGTGACACAACTGGGAGATGTTGGAAACAACTTCAATGAAATCTTCAGATGATTGGGAAGGCAGAGCAGACGAATCTATTTTCTTTACAGCAAGAACCTATGGCAAATCATCAAAATTTGGAAGTCAAGATCAAGAACCAATAGGCACTAGGCATTCAAGCAAGAAAATCAATGCATAGGCTCTCATCATGGCCTACCAAATACCGTATCAGAACACTGTGAGGGCACATGTATAATGTCCAGGACCATTATATACCAGGTCCCAGCAAGCAGATCTACCACCCCAGGAAATGGCCAATGAAGTTATCTGAGCATTCCCATCTTTGGTTATATGGGAAGCCATGAAAGAAGGATGTAGAGATTGTTGCAAACCAGAACCAAGCGATAGTGAATTGTAACTATCGCAggtcatttatatatatatatatatgtccaaAATAAGAGGGTAAGTGAGGGGACAGAACTACCCCTAACCTACTTATTACAATAAGTAAAAAGGCAATAAACCTAATAGGACAGAATACTAAGCCTGATAGGACAGAATTGCCCCTAGAGCTTTAACAAGAGTGTTCTGAAACACTTCATGTAATGATAATCATTTTACTGATCATTTGTTAGCATGGGAAATTGGGTAAAGGATTCTACACCTCATCAAGAAGAAATCTATACCTTCCCATTGTCGAATTGGGCTCGATAAACACGTCCAATAGACCCCTCACCAATAAGGTTTTCCACACTAAAGCTTCCTGTAGCCATCTGCAGGTCTGCTATTGAATACATTGTAGTGCTTATGGGAGTAGAATTAGCTTTCTTGACAACAGGAGGCTTGTTTGAAAAGTCATCTTCATCAAAAGATTTGTGCCGATCAATGGGTGGAGGTCTAAGGTTCATCGATGCAGAAGTTTCTAACGTCTTTGTGTTAATCATGGAGGATGTCTGAATAGACTTCATTTCTGCAAAGACAGTAATAATGATGAAAGTTTTGCATTTGAATATAAATGAAAACATCTTCAGAAGGTAATGTAAATTTCACTGAATTTGAGGGCCAGTTACCAGTACTGATAGCTTAAGGGTCAGACTAGCACATATCTAAGCCCTCTGCACTGGTCTccaagaaaacattttttcacTTAAGAGATGGTAATGGAGATAAATCAAAACTGAAGCTATGGTTTCATCAGGTTCTTCAGTGAAAATCCTGGGATCCATTTCACTGAAACAGATTCTTGACACAAAATTAAGCAGAGTTAGGCAATTAACATTTTGTTTGTCCACAGCATCCTAAACTTGAGCAACTCAACTTcggtgattctttgaaattttcaaagttcCTCTCACTTCAAGAGAAGTATCAGTCTTTGGACGGACCAACCTCCAAAATATTCTTTCTGCAGCTTCTCACCTTAGTTATTCAATATGATcttagcaacatcaagcaattGCTTGCTTCGAGACAAGAATGCTTCCAATCAATAATTGCAAAGTCGTCAgattttcaattctaaattaCCTAATGTTGTAGCAAGCCATGAGGCAAGATTATGCCCATGGATTCTCAAGTTTCCAAATCATTCTATTTGTCCAAAGGAGGTTCAAAACACACCTATAAATGGGCACTGGCAGTACAGAAGGTTAAGGCAGTTTTAACTGTATGGTGAAAACAGCCAGAGGagagggtggaccttggtgcaacagtaaggttgctccattatgaccaagtggtcatgggttcgattcaagaaacagcctctccgcgaagCAGGGGCAAGGCATTGTACATTGTAACCCTctccagaccctgcagtggcaggagcctcgtgcactgggtatgccttttttggtaagaatttGAACCATTTGATCAATACCTCACACTTGATCAAACTGTCGTAAAGTTCCTATGTCTAGCTTCACTTGCAGGCGTATGGTGAGAAGGCAAGGGGTAACAGAAGCTTTGAAGGACCCAAATAAGATCCACTTTAATGATATCCCAACAAGCGGAATAAAACCCCATACTGAACCCATAGGGACCAGGGGCTGAAGATGGTTATTGAGGCTATGCAAAAACGCAGGTGCCCATTTATTGTTTATCTATTTGTTGTGCCCATCACAAATGTgcgtaaaaatatttttttaatatctcatAAATGAAAATGACTAATTTAAGTTGGATGCTCTTTTATTACTCATTTGATGCAAGAGACACAAGTATTAAGACAGACAAAGCTTCAAAGATAAAGAGCAAACATACAAAGAAAACTACTTGGAAAGGCGTATGGTGAGAAGGCAAGGGCCAAGGGGTAACAGAAGTTTTGAAGGACCCAAATAAGATCCACTTTAATGATATCCCAACAAGCAGAATTAAAACCCCATACTGAACCCATCAGGACCAGGGGCTGTAGATGGTTATTAAGGCTATGCAAAAACCCAGGTGCCCATTTATTGTTATCTATTGGTTGTGCCCATCACAAGTGTgagtaaaaatatttttttgatatctaataaataaaaatgactaATCTAAGTTGGATGCTCTTTTATTACTCATTTTATGCAAGACACACAAGTATTAAGACAGATAAAGCTTCAAAGATAAAGAGTAAACATATAAAGCAAACTACCTTGAACTTCATTCAAAGCAAGAGGGGTGAAAGGTCGATCAGTGTCAAGCTTTTCAACATCTGGCGTAGGCTTTCTGGATCTCTTTTTCATTAAGAAGAATGCTACTATTGCACCAACGACCAAAATTGATATCACTATTCCTGCAACCCCTCCACCTCCTATACCTGATTTCTTCCCACCACCATTACCATCAGAAGGGCTGTTACTGCTACCCTTATTTCGATTGGAATGTCCTCTTGGTGGCGGAGATGTATATGGTGGAGGCGGTGGTGCAGGCCCTGATGTCCATGAGTTGCCTGCAGTCCTGATGTGAAAATCATAAAGCTCAGATCCAAACAATAACCAAAAATATGTTTCCACAAAAAGAAACTCAGGGTTTTGTGTTTCTTACTGCAAACTGTTTATGCTTTTCAACTGGTCAGGAATCCAGCCGCTAAAATGGTTGTTTTCaacatttctgaaaacaaaaatgcAATGAAGCATTAAATGGGTTGAAATTGAAAATTCCGCCATCATAGCAAGGACAATATACGTGCTTCTCAAATAATTGACAAAGATCACTCACAGATTTTCAAGGGGAAGATTCGCAAGGACATTAATGGTACCTGTAAATTGGTTGTTCTGTAAATACCTGCATAATTATAAATAAGATAACTAAGCAAGGAAAACCTGGTAaattaagtattggtatcaaatCAGATAACCAGTTGTTTTACTTACATGCTAGTCACACTTGAAAGGGAGCTAAAACTCTCAGAAAGGTTACCTGCAAATGCATTGAAAGAGAAGTCCCTGAAGCACAGAGGGGAGATCATCATCACATTATCATTCACAAGGTCTGAAATCCACAGAACAGCTACAAGGATAAATATTTTCGCaacaattccaaaaaaaaaagtttatataCATAGTTGCTTTTGTTGTTACCATCATTATTTGGCTCTGATAAccacttccctttttttttttttttttttctaagacaGATCTGATATGAACTTCATTGTGGAGGTGGAATGTACAAGAATTAGGGCGTAGACCTCCATtctgaaaaatacaaaaatttacAAACAGGTAGACACTGCCCTCTGTAGAAAGTAATTGATAATGTTTAAACTCAATAATATTTCTAGCATGTTTGGTTAAAAACGAAGTGCATAAAAAGAAGAGGGTTGGGGAGAGAAACCCAAAGAAGTGTGTGACAAACCTAGAACCTGTAATCAATACCTGCaataggggggagagagagagagagagagagaagaagaagaagaagggactGTCAAGAATAACAACCGATAGCTTGGCAGTCCCCCTCATTGCATATTTATAGAATCAATAACCAATTGGAAAGGAAAGTCAAATCCTAGTTTAACTCGAATTTAGGAAAGTAAACACTAGTCTACTAGGAAAGAATAAAACCAAAGATAAAGATAACAACTAATCACGATAGGGGCAAATGCCCTCATCGTGACAcatatcttaacaaagtgaaagaagcaaaaaagaaaaacaatgatGCATCCTATTAGAACTTTGGGAGACATGTAAAGAATGAAGTACCATGCAACTTCTCGCATTCCATCCAAATGCATTGGAAGTTATTTGTTAAAGCTTTGTTTCGGTGTGGAAAAAtttccatgtaaaattttacagtaACATTAGATTTTCCGACATTTGTTTTGGAACTTGgaaaattttagtaaaattttaccaaaatctTGGCATTTACTTGAAAATAGGCAGACATATTTAACGCCTAAAATGGGCGGAAAACAAGCTTGGAAAACTATTATGTTCTTCCCCAACGAAATCAAGGAAATGGGTTAGATACTCACGCCATCCTCCCTCCGTCCCAAAAATCATCTTTCCTCAATCTCTACGGTAGCCCCGTTCCATCCCCTCTACAACCTTCTCCTACCTCGATCAAAACAACCATCTTTGATCCATCACCATCTCATCAATCGCAAAAGGGTAGAAACTTGTTTTCCTCGGAGTCTCCATCCCATTCGCTCCCAAGTGTACTCGCTTTTCACAGATGGCCGAGGAGATGAAATCAGGGAATGTCAATGTAGTGGTTTGCATCGCCATGAACGATGAGTTTGTGATGAAGGCGTGGGCTAAGACTATAAGTTTTGGAGATAAGGTAATGATGTTATCGGACGGGAATGGTGAACTGTGTAGAGTTCTTGGAGTATCGTTGGACTTGAGGAATAGCAGAGATGGGGCTTCACTAGGTTTGAGGAATCGATCCGGGATATTCTGTTTGGTTGCTTTGAACGGTATTATCAGGAGTGTTCGCGTGGACAATTCTGATGGATTCACTCAAGAAAACGAACAGAACAAACAGATAATTCATTTTTTAAACATGAAAACCCAAACAATATCATAAATAAGCTCagtaaagaggaaagaaagaagaatagagATGAGGTTAGATTTCTCACTTGCACTGAAGCTTCGAGAGGATATGCACGGTTTTTTAGATTGATCAGTAGAACGGAAGGTCAAAATAAGCTCCGAAGCAAAGCAAAATCTAGGGTTACacaaagacagagagagagagttaatggGCTTGAGCCTAGAAACCTAATGGACCCAAACTTTATTAGATTTGGACTTGAGGTCCATCATCATATATATTCCTAATGCCTAATGGATCATAAACTACACACCTCTGCCACCCACACATGTAGCCCACCAACTCTAAACAATGAATTCACACAGTAGAGGTCCAAAGGGATCGAGACGAATTGTGGTCTTGGTGGGATGGATGGACGTTTTGGTCCTTTGGACTCTTCCAGTATTTGCTTACATTTGTACAAAGTCCTAAACCACAATCGGTTCATAGCAGACTCTTTTTGTAACTGAGCCTCCCAAGCCCCAAGGAGTtcaaagcccaagcccaagtatGCTGCTGAGTGTGCTCTTTGTGTCGCGAATGCTGCGGTAACTCGCAATCAATTCCATCTCTTTCATTTATCACAGTTCACATCTTTTGGTGTGCCTCCTTATTCCGTTTGCTCAGAGATTCCTTCCCCATATCTTTActgatggtttttttttaaattcactaGTTTTATATTGCGGGTTATGGTTGATGTAGATATGTGGGGTAACGGGTTGTCAAGAAGCTGTGAgagttttgttttttggtaaataagcTATGAGAGTTGAAAGCAAAGGAAGGTATCTTCCCTCTTGCAAACAAATGCCGAAAAATGTTACAGTAATATTTGACATCCTATTTTCCCTCTTGCAAACAAACACTGGAAAATATTTCAACaaggaaaattttacatgtaaatttttccatgtaaaattttcaCATGTAAAGTTTTACATGATGCCgaaacaaacagagcctaagtaaaatatatttttacttATATCCAACCAAAAACAGCCTAAATATGAACAAAGTCACATACCGTAACAAGGCCAAACTTTGAACATTTAATAAACTAAACAAAATGATAAAGAAGATGACGCTGCAATTTCTTAATGATATTATCTAGCATGAAGTGATCATGATAGCTTTCAGAAGTTACAGAGATATCTCACAATGTGGTAAGAGCAGAAAGCTGTCCGAATATGTCACCCAACTGGTCCTGAAGTTGATTATGACTGATGTTTCTACAGTCATCAAGAATGCTGTCGTTTAGTTCAGAGTCTTCCTAAGGAATTTTGCACAGGAAAATGAACTAAATGATCACTAATCAAATGGTACTCACAGGTACTTAAGTGAAGTCATCTGAGAAAGTGAATAAGGGATCCCACCATTGAAGGAGTTTCCAGCGAGGTTTCTGCAGTTCAGATATCAGTTGTTGCTCTTAcgctttttcattttttttttctctttgggcTGAGGGGGAGAGGGGATCAAAAGAATGTAGAACTAGGAGAACTTACAGTTGCTGCAAATTCGGAGGGAGTTGATAGGGTATCTGGTTTCCAAGATTATTATTACTTACATCCCTGGATGGATTTTCACACTTCAAGTAATCAATTAATCAAAGCtaatataaaatataacattaaaaaaaaaaaaagcacttaCAGGATTGTTAGAGAAGTTAGACTTGTTAGCTGGTACCCCAATGACCCAGTAAGTCCAAGACCTGATAATTTGCTGGTGGGATATGGCATATAAGTAAATGTATGTATTAGGAAAAAGCATTAGAACatgaagggaaaataaaaagagaaaggaatcaCATTTCTGTAACTGCAGAGCCTGAGCAGGATACACCTCTCCAGGACTGCCCACAGGGATCACCACTGCTTGAGCTCCAACCTGTTAGCTGAGCTGGAGAATTTAAGCTGCTGTACATGACCCTAAGGGCAGAAGCTGTGCATTGAAAAAGCCAACGGATGTAGTCAATAAGGAGTCATTCATGAGATTCAAAAACACATTTCCATCAGAGACTAAACTGTCTTTCTTACTACTACCCATGTTGGTTATGGTGCATTGAATAAGATAATTAAGCTCCAAAAATGTTAAG
This genomic stretch from Macadamia integrifolia cultivar HAES 741 chromosome 2, SCU_Mint_v3, whole genome shotgun sequence harbors:
- the LOC122066799 gene encoding protein STRUBBELIG-RECEPTOR FAMILY 6, with translation MWQVCVLVLSICVWSPVSVNGDTKPEDASALRVMYSSLNSPAQLTGWSSSSGDPCGQSWRGVSCSGSAVTEIKLSGLGLTGSLGYQLTSLTSLTILDVSNNNLGNQIPYQLPPNLQQLNLAGNSFNGGIPYSLSQMTSLKYLNISHNQLQDQLGDIFGQLSALTTLDFSFNAFAGNLSESFSSLSSVTSMYLQNNQFTGTINVLANLPLENLNVENNHFSGWIPDQLKSINSLQTAGNSWTSGPAPPPPPYTSPPPRGHSNRNKGSSNSPSDGNGGGKKSGIGGGGVAGIVISILVVGAIVAFFLMKKRSRKPTPDVEKLDTDRPFTPLALNEVQEMKSIQTSSMINTKTLETSASMNLRPPPIDRHKSFDEDDFSNKPPVVKKANSTPISTTMYSIADLQMATGSFSVENLIGEGSIGRVYRAQFDNGKVLAVKKIDSSALPSQSSEDFIEVVSNISQLCHPNVTELVGYCSEHGQHLLVYEFHGNGSLHDFLHLSDEFSKPLTWNTRVKIALGTARALEYLHEVCSPSVVHKNFKSANILLDMELNPHLSDCGLANFIPNVDQVLNHNVGSGYSAPEVAMSGQYTMKSDVYSFGVVMLELLTGRKPFDSLKSRSEQSLVRWATPQLHDIDALSKMVDPALKGLYPAKSLSRFADVVALCVQLEPEFRPPMSEVVQALVRLVQRANMSKRTAADVQGVRRAEDTDIQE